One Paraburkholderia sp. IMGN_8 DNA window includes the following coding sequences:
- a CDS encoding nitrate reductase associated protein, which yields MGLNEAPLLFNFEVESSENFTFIPMSVRFNLDRFGLRISLAQWQLLPLEDRKLLARFPVEEDTEIEPNFDHALFEMLRTHANVEPEWFTPDEAPAWRRTDSVPEGVTHQAGLAGLPAPDVAQWAKLAPFKRYVLAKLSRKPEGNHDFVPAMKEFGAAG from the coding sequence ATGGGACTCAACGAAGCACCGCTTCTGTTCAACTTCGAAGTCGAGTCTTCGGAGAATTTCACTTTCATTCCAATGTCCGTGCGCTTCAATCTGGACCGTTTCGGGCTGCGTATCTCGCTTGCGCAGTGGCAGTTGCTGCCGCTCGAAGATCGCAAGCTGCTGGCGCGTTTTCCGGTCGAGGAAGACACGGAAATCGAGCCGAATTTCGATCACGCACTGTTCGAAATGCTGCGCACCCACGCGAACGTCGAACCGGAGTGGTTCACGCCCGACGAAGCGCCTGCCTGGCGCCGCACGGATAGCGTACCGGAGGGCGTCACGCACCAGGCGGGACTCGCCGGCTTGCCCGCGCCGGACGTTGCCCAGTGGGCCAAACTGGCGCCGTTCAAGCGCTACGTGCTCGCCAAACTGTCGCGCAAGCCGGAAGGTAACCACGACTTTGTCCCCGCGATGAAGGAATTTGGTGCGGCCGGCTAG
- the fdhD gene encoding formate dehydrogenase accessory sulfurtransferase FdhD — translation MNELETAGQPGAVERQVHRHRGAAVETVTDHVGQEWPVALVFNGISHAVMMCTPRDLEAFAVGFAISEGIVERGSDIQDIEVELHDDGELPHAEVQLQVVQQAFVALKEKRRALAGRTGCGVCGIESIDLLDLKPERVPDTGFLQRLAPDAIARAARELPGHQALTRLTGGLHAAAWCDAAGAIRYAFEDVGRHNALDKLIGQLVLDRADTKEGFVFLSSRASYELVRKAARVDVPMVATISAPSSLAIAIARKAGVRLVSFCRETSYVDYDTLQPTQP, via the coding sequence TTGAACGAACTGGAAACGGCTGGACAGCCGGGCGCCGTGGAGCGCCAGGTGCACCGGCACCGCGGCGCGGCGGTCGAAACCGTCACCGATCACGTCGGTCAGGAGTGGCCGGTCGCACTCGTCTTCAATGGCATTTCGCACGCGGTGATGATGTGCACGCCGCGCGATCTGGAAGCGTTCGCGGTGGGTTTTGCGATTTCGGAAGGGATCGTGGAGCGCGGCAGCGACATTCAGGACATCGAGGTCGAACTGCATGACGACGGCGAATTGCCGCATGCCGAAGTGCAATTGCAAGTGGTGCAACAGGCTTTCGTCGCGCTGAAGGAAAAGCGCCGCGCACTGGCCGGGCGTACCGGCTGCGGCGTATGCGGGATCGAAAGCATCGATCTGCTGGATCTGAAACCGGAACGCGTGCCGGACACCGGTTTTCTGCAACGGCTCGCGCCGGATGCGATCGCTCGGGCCGCGCGCGAATTGCCCGGGCACCAGGCGCTGACGCGCTTGACCGGCGGATTGCACGCTGCCGCATGGTGCGATGCGGCAGGCGCGATCCGCTACGCATTCGAAGATGTCGGCCGTCACAACGCGCTCGACAAACTGATCGGCCAACTGGTGCTCGATCGCGCGGATACGAAAGAGGGTTTTGTGTTTCTGTCGAGCCGCGCCAGCTACGAGCTGGTGCGCAAGGCGGCGCGCGTCGACGTGCCGATGGTCGCCACCATTTCGGCGCCGTCGTCGCTGGCGATTGCGATTGCGCGCAAGGCCGGCGTGCGGCTCGTCAGCTTCTGCCGCGAAACCAGCTACGTCGACTACGACACGTTGCAGCCGACGCAGCCTTGA